The Desulfuromonas versatilis genome has a segment encoding these proteins:
- the hslV gene encoding ATP-dependent protease subunit HslV encodes MFKGTTIVCVRKNGEVALAGDGQVTLGNTVMKHTARKIRRMSGDKVLAGFAGSTADAFTLFEKFDAKLQEYRGNLARAAVALAKDWRTDRMLRRLEALLVVADAETTLILSGTGDVIEPDDGIAAIGSGGAFALAAARALLQHSELPARGIVEEAMKIAAGICIYTNDQILVEALP; translated from the coding sequence ATGTTCAAGGGAACCACCATCGTCTGCGTGCGCAAAAACGGTGAAGTCGCCCTGGCCGGGGACGGCCAGGTGACCCTCGGCAACACGGTTATGAAGCACACCGCCCGCAAGATCCGCCGCATGAGCGGCGACAAGGTCCTGGCCGGCTTCGCCGGCAGCACCGCAGACGCCTTTACCCTGTTCGAGAAATTCGACGCCAAGCTGCAGGAGTACCGCGGCAACCTGGCCCGAGCCGCGGTGGCCCTGGCCAAGGACTGGCGCACCGACCGCATGCTGCGCCGTCTCGAGGCGCTGCTGGTGGTGGCCGACGCCGAAACCACGTTGATCCTCTCGGGCACCGGCGACGTCATCGAACCCGACGACGGCATCGCCGCCATCGGCTCCGGCGGCGCCTTCGCCCTGGCCGCGGCCCGCGCCCTGCTGCAGCACTCGGAGCTGCCCGCCCGGGGCATCGTCGAGGAGGCGATGAAGATCGCCGCCGGAATCTGCATCTACACCAACGACCAGATCCTCGTGGAGGCCCTGCCGTGA
- the alaS gene encoding alanine--tRNA ligase, whose amino-acid sequence MTGKEIRSRFLKFFEDRGHTIVASSSLIPHNDPTLLFTNAGMNQFKDCFLGKEKRAYVRAATSQKCVRAGGKHNDLENVGRTARHHTFFEMLGNFSFGDYFKKEAIAYAWEFLTVDLGLDKSRLYVTVFTDDDEAADIWHEQEGVPRERIYRFGEKDNFWSMGDTGPCGPCSEIFWDNGPEVGCGSPDCAVGCDCDRYMEIWNNVFMQFDRSADGKLTPLPKPAVDTGMGLERITTVLQGVKSNYDTDLLRGIIAFIEELSGKRYGAQADNDVSMRVIADHSRATAFLIADGVLPSNEGRGYVLRRIMRRAARHAKMLGFNEPALYRSARYVMESMSGAYPELIERMDYVAKVVRNEEERFILTLDNGLRILNDEVAKLKKAGQKVIPGEVVFRLYDTFGFPVDLTADIVEGEGFTLDEAGFEACMEAQRQKAREHWKGSGEEAVSGIYRQLREQGVASEFSGYGKLTDYAPIKAILKDGAPVEEARQGDKVEIVTSVTPFYGESGGQVGDRGEISTGAAKVRVKDTRRPLPDLIVHIGEVVSGTLKNGEAADLSIDGASRQATALNHTATHILQAVLVEVLGDHVKQAGSLVTPERLRFDFIHFSALSAEEIARIEREVNRRIRENQQVETEEMETEKAISAGATALFGEKYGEAVRVVRVGDFSMELCGGTHVHAAGDIGLFKILQETGIAAGVRRIEAVTGARALELVQHQEEAVGRIAALIKSDRNLIETRLQKMLERQRELERELESLQSRLNANAAGDLLSGVKDVAGVKVLAARIEGGDAKGLRELADQLRDKLGSGLVVLGCAEQGRANLLVGLTKDLAGRLHAGQIIKPLAEMVGGKGGGRPDLAQAGGSRPEQLSQALDSVAELVAGMLAG is encoded by the coding sequence ATGACCGGTAAAGAAATCCGCAGCCGTTTTCTCAAGTTCTTCGAGGACCGGGGCCACACCATCGTGGCATCTTCTTCGCTGATCCCGCACAACGACCCCACCCTGCTGTTCACCAACGCGGGGATGAACCAGTTCAAGGACTGCTTCCTCGGCAAGGAAAAGCGCGCCTACGTACGCGCCGCCACATCGCAGAAATGCGTGCGCGCCGGCGGCAAGCACAACGACCTGGAAAACGTCGGCCGCACCGCCCGCCATCACACCTTTTTCGAGATGCTGGGCAACTTCTCCTTCGGCGATTACTTCAAAAAGGAAGCCATCGCCTACGCCTGGGAGTTTCTCACCGTCGACCTGGGCCTCGACAAAAGCCGCCTCTACGTGACCGTGTTCACCGACGACGACGAGGCGGCCGACATCTGGCACGAGCAGGAAGGGGTGCCGCGCGAGCGCATCTACCGCTTCGGCGAGAAGGACAACTTCTGGTCCATGGGCGACACCGGCCCCTGCGGTCCCTGCTCGGAGATTTTCTGGGACAACGGCCCCGAGGTCGGCTGCGGCAGCCCCGATTGTGCCGTGGGCTGCGATTGCGACCGCTACATGGAGATCTGGAACAACGTCTTCATGCAGTTCGACCGCAGCGCCGACGGCAAGCTCACTCCGCTGCCCAAACCTGCCGTCGACACCGGCATGGGGCTCGAGCGGATCACCACCGTTTTGCAGGGGGTCAAGTCCAACTACGACACCGACCTGCTGCGCGGCATCATCGCCTTTATCGAAGAGCTCTCGGGCAAGCGCTACGGCGCCCAGGCCGACAACGACGTCTCGATGCGGGTCATTGCCGACCACAGCCGGGCCACCGCCTTTCTCATCGCCGACGGCGTACTGCCCAGCAACGAGGGGCGCGGCTACGTGCTGCGGCGCATCATGCGCCGCGCCGCCCGCCATGCCAAGATGCTCGGCTTCAACGAGCCGGCACTGTACCGCTCGGCCCGCTACGTGATGGAGTCGATGTCCGGCGCCTACCCCGAGCTGATCGAGCGCATGGACTACGTCGCCAAGGTCGTCAGGAACGAGGAGGAGCGCTTCATCCTCACCCTCGACAACGGCCTGCGCATCCTCAACGACGAAGTCGCCAAGCTGAAAAAAGCCGGGCAGAAAGTCATCCCCGGCGAGGTGGTGTTCCGCCTCTACGACACCTTCGGCTTCCCCGTCGACCTGACCGCCGACATCGTCGAGGGCGAAGGCTTCACCCTCGACGAGGCTGGCTTCGAAGCCTGCATGGAAGCCCAGCGCCAGAAGGCCCGGGAGCACTGGAAGGGCTCGGGAGAGGAGGCGGTTTCCGGCATCTACCGCCAGCTGCGCGAGCAGGGGGTTGCCAGCGAGTTCAGCGGCTACGGCAAGCTGACCGACTACGCCCCGATCAAGGCCATCCTCAAGGACGGCGCGCCCGTCGAGGAGGCCCGCCAGGGCGACAAGGTGGAGATCGTCACCAGCGTGACCCCCTTCTACGGAGAATCGGGCGGCCAGGTGGGCGACCGCGGCGAAATCAGCACCGGCGCGGCCAAGGTCCGGGTGAAAGACACCCGCAGGCCGCTGCCCGACCTCATCGTCCACATCGGCGAAGTGGTCTCCGGCACCCTGAAAAACGGCGAAGCCGCCGACCTGAGCATCGACGGCGCCTCGCGCCAGGCCACCGCCCTCAACCACACCGCCACCCACATTCTGCAGGCGGTGCTCGTCGAGGTGCTCGGCGACCATGTCAAGCAGGCCGGTTCGCTGGTCACCCCCGAGCGGCTGCGCTTCGACTTCATCCACTTCTCGGCACTGAGCGCCGAGGAGATCGCCCGCATCGAACGCGAGGTCAACCGCCGCATCCGCGAAAACCAGCAGGTGGAAACCGAGGAGATGGAGACCGAAAAGGCCATCTCCGCCGGCGCCACCGCCCTGTTCGGCGAAAAATACGGCGAAGCGGTGCGCGTGGTGCGGGTCGGCGACTTCAGCATGGAGCTGTGCGGCGGCACCCACGTGCACGCCGCCGGCGACATCGGCCTGTTCAAGATCCTGCAGGAGACCGGCATCGCCGCGGGGGTGCGGCGCATCGAGGCGGTGACCGGCGCCCGCGCCCTCGAGCTGGTGCAGCACCAGGAAGAAGCCGTGGGCCGGATCGCCGCGCTGATCAAGAGCGACCGCAATCTCATCGAAACCCGCCTGCAGAAGATGCTCGAGCGGCAGAGGGAGCTCGAGCGCGAACTCGAGTCTCTGCAGAGCCGGCTCAACGCCAATGCGGCCGGCGACCTGCTCTCCGGCGTCAAGGACGTGGCCGGCGTCAAGGTGCTGGCGGCGCGCATCGAGGGCGGCGACGCCAAGGGGCTGCGCGAGCTGGCCGACCAGCTGCGCGACAAGCTCGGCTCGGGCCTGGTGGTGCTCGGCTGCGCCGAACAAGGGCGGGCCAACCTGCTGGTCGGCCTGACCAAGGACCTGGCCGGGCGCCTGCACGCGGGGCAGATCATCAAGCCTTTGGCGGAAATGGTCGGCGGCAAGGGGGGCGGACGCCCCGACCTGGCCCAGGCCGGCGGCAGCCGCCCCGAGCAGCTGAGCCAGGCCCTCGATTCCGTGGCCGAGCTGGTCGCGGGCATGCTCGCGGGATAA
- a CDS encoding acetylornithine transaminase: protein MSASNDWIARADRRIMKTYGRYPLVAVRGEGCRLWDADGKGYLDFLAGVAVNNLGHCHPKVVAALQQQATQLLHCSNYYHIPSQIELAEILCEHSFGERVFFCNSGAEANEAAIKLARKFSREKHGEERYEVITAVASFHGRTIATISATGQEKVKAGFSPMLPGFKYVPFGDIEALRAALTPSSCAVMLEPIQGEGGVNVPPPGYLRAVRELCDQNGLVLIYDEVQVGCGRTGKLFAHQHEGVEPDLMTLAKALAGGPPIGALVAREEHAATLGPGTHGSTFGGNPLVTAAGVAAMKVLLEDGVLENCVTMGEYLRGRLEEMKSRYGFAREVRGQGLILGMELSIEGGEIVKTALERGLLINCTVGSVLRFVPPLTVTRAEIDEALEILDGILAEIEN, encoded by the coding sequence ATGAGCGCATCGAATGACTGGATCGCCCGGGCCGACCGGCGCATCATGAAGACCTACGGCCGCTACCCGCTGGTGGCGGTGCGCGGCGAGGGATGCCGGCTGTGGGACGCCGACGGCAAGGGCTACCTCGACTTTCTGGCCGGGGTCGCGGTGAACAACCTCGGCCACTGCCACCCCAAGGTGGTCGCCGCCCTGCAGCAGCAGGCGACGCAGTTGCTGCACTGCTCCAACTACTACCACATCCCCAGCCAGATCGAGCTGGCCGAGATCCTCTGCGAGCACTCCTTCGGCGAGCGGGTGTTCTTCTGCAACTCGGGGGCCGAGGCCAACGAGGCGGCGATCAAGCTGGCGCGCAAGTTCAGCCGCGAAAAACACGGCGAGGAGCGCTACGAGGTTATCACCGCCGTGGCCTCCTTCCACGGCCGCACCATCGCCACCATCAGCGCCACCGGCCAGGAGAAGGTCAAGGCCGGCTTCTCGCCCATGCTGCCCGGCTTCAAGTACGTCCCCTTCGGTGACATCGAGGCCCTGCGCGCGGCGCTCACCCCCAGCAGCTGCGCGGTGATGCTCGAGCCGATCCAGGGCGAGGGTGGGGTCAACGTCCCCCCGCCCGGCTACCTGCGCGCGGTGCGCGAGCTGTGCGACCAAAACGGCCTGGTGCTGATCTACGACGAGGTGCAGGTCGGCTGCGGCCGCACCGGCAAGCTCTTCGCCCACCAGCACGAGGGGGTGGAGCCCGACCTGATGACCCTGGCCAAGGCGCTGGCCGGCGGCCCGCCCATCGGCGCCCTGGTCGCCCGTGAGGAGCACGCAGCGACCCTCGGCCCCGGCACCCACGGCTCGACCTTCGGCGGCAACCCGCTGGTCACCGCCGCCGGCGTGGCGGCCATGAAGGTGCTGCTCGAGGACGGCGTGCTGGAGAACTGCGTGACCATGGGCGAGTACCTGCGCGGTCGCCTGGAAGAGATGAAAAGCCGCTACGGCTTCGCCAGGGAGGTCCGCGGCCAGGGGCTGATCCTCGGCATGGAGCTCTCCATCGAGGGGGGCGAGATCGTCAAGACCGCCCTCGAGCGCGGGCTGCTGATCAACTGCACCGTCGGCAGCGTGCTGCGCTTCGTGCCGCCACTGACCGTCACCCGCGCCGAGATCGACGAGGCGCTAGAGATCCTCGACGGCATCCTTGCCGAGATTGAGAACTGA
- the hslU gene encoding ATP-dependent protease ATPase subunit HslU, which produces MTNFTPREIVSELDRYIVGQKDAKRAVAVALRNRWRRQQVAPELRDEIAPKNIIMIGPTGVGKTEIARRLAKLAQAPFVKVEASKFTEVGYVGRDVESMVRDLVELAIIMVKEEEAQAVRLKAEDLAEERLLDLLLPGEAASASSEGKPVEGREATREKLRKLLRLGSLNDRYVEVETQESKIPMMDVLTPQGSEEMGINIKEMFGNIFPKKTKRRRMKVAEAREMLIAAEAEKLVDMEKVQALAKERTEQSGIIFIDEIDKIASREGGHGPEVSREGVQRDILPIVEGSTVNTKYGPVKTDHVLFIAAGAFHVAKPSDLIPELQGRFPIRVELESLGEDDFVRILSEPKNALVRQYMALMETENIRLEFGEDAVREIARTAAVVNERTENIGARRLHTIMEKLLEDLSFDAPEIRDERIAIDAEYVRRRLSEIVKDEDLSRYIL; this is translated from the coding sequence GTGACCAATTTCACGCCCCGGGAGATCGTCTCCGAGCTCGACCGCTACATCGTCGGCCAGAAGGACGCCAAGCGTGCCGTGGCCGTGGCCCTGCGCAACCGCTGGCGCCGCCAGCAGGTTGCCCCGGAGCTGCGCGACGAGATCGCCCCCAAGAACATCATCATGATCGGTCCCACCGGGGTCGGCAAGACCGAGATCGCCCGGCGCCTGGCCAAACTGGCCCAGGCCCCCTTCGTCAAGGTCGAGGCGAGCAAGTTCACCGAGGTCGGCTACGTCGGCCGCGACGTCGAAAGCATGGTCCGCGACCTGGTGGAGCTGGCCATCATCATGGTCAAGGAGGAAGAGGCCCAGGCCGTGCGGCTCAAGGCCGAGGATTTGGCCGAGGAGCGTCTGCTCGACCTGCTGCTGCCCGGCGAAGCCGCCAGCGCCTCCAGCGAGGGCAAGCCCGTCGAAGGGCGCGAGGCGACCCGCGAGAAGCTGCGCAAGCTGCTGCGGCTCGGCTCGCTCAACGACCGCTACGTCGAGGTGGAGACCCAGGAGTCGAAGATCCCCATGATGGATGTCCTCACTCCCCAGGGTTCGGAGGAGATGGGGATCAACATCAAGGAGATGTTCGGCAACATCTTCCCCAAGAAGACCAAGCGCCGGCGCATGAAGGTGGCCGAGGCCCGCGAGATGCTCATCGCCGCCGAGGCCGAGAAGCTGGTGGACATGGAGAAGGTCCAGGCCCTGGCCAAGGAACGCACCGAGCAGAGCGGCATCATCTTCATCGACGAGATCGACAAGATCGCCAGCCGCGAGGGGGGCCACGGCCCCGAGGTTTCCCGCGAGGGGGTGCAGCGCGACATCCTGCCCATCGTCGAGGGGAGCACGGTCAACACCAAGTACGGCCCGGTCAAGACCGACCACGTCCTGTTCATCGCCGCCGGGGCCTTCCATGTCGCCAAGCCCTCGGACCTGATTCCCGAGCTGCAGGGGCGCTTCCCTATCCGCGTCGAGCTCGAGAGCCTCGGCGAGGACGACTTCGTGCGCATCCTCTCCGAGCCGAAGAACGCTCTGGTCCGCCAGTACATGGCGCTGATGGAGACCGAGAACATCCGCCTGGAGTTCGGCGAGGATGCGGTGCGCGAGATCGCCCGCACCGCCGCCGTGGTCAACGAGCGCACCGAGAACATCGGCGCCCGGCGCCTGCACACGATCATGGAGAAGCTGCTCGAGGATCTCTCCTTCGACGCCCCGGAAATCCGCGACGAGCGCATCGCCATCGACGCCGAATACGTGCGCAGGCGCCTCTCCGAGATCGTCAAGGACGAGGATCTTTCGCGCTACATTCTGTAA
- a CDS encoding hybrid sensor histidine kinase/response regulator, whose translation MRLAVERELQLQQKIEDKTILVVDDEAVIRELCSKVLKGYRVLQAEDGEAALGVLEGERVDVVLTDVMMPRLNGLDLLKAVKDKDPNKAVIIMTGYAEKDIILRALKADADDFISKPINLLQLKTTIEKVLEKLALKEELVHLKRIDQLKTDFLGLISHKLKTPITAISLFIQNLARGLDAPQDPGFQKTLSLILEESRYLGYLIKDLLYYSETVLQEGPPFLSRINLRDLVNTALNQLAFSAANKQLALTSELDGELPELEVDRRRIGFVLRALLENAIKFTPAGGAISVSTQVSEDRIKVIFRDTGAGIPQDELPKIFEKFYQVDPEKTGQVRGFGLGLFYARQFAQSHGGSIQLTSEPGLGTEATLVLPR comes from the coding sequence TTGCGACTGGCAGTTGAGAGAGAACTGCAGCTCCAGCAGAAGATCGAGGACAAGACCATTCTCGTTGTCGACGACGAGGCGGTGATCCGCGAATTGTGCAGCAAGGTGCTCAAGGGCTATCGGGTCCTGCAGGCCGAGGATGGCGAGGCGGCGCTCGGGGTACTGGAGGGCGAACGGGTCGACGTGGTGCTCACCGATGTCATGATGCCGCGGCTCAATGGCCTCGACCTGCTCAAGGCGGTCAAGGACAAGGATCCGAACAAGGCGGTCATCATCATGACCGGGTACGCGGAAAAGGACATCATCCTGCGGGCGCTCAAGGCCGATGCCGACGATTTCATCAGCAAGCCCATCAATCTGCTTCAGCTCAAGACCACCATCGAAAAGGTTCTTGAGAAGCTCGCCCTTAAGGAGGAGCTGGTCCACCTCAAGCGCATCGACCAGTTGAAGACCGACTTTCTGGGGCTGATCTCCCACAAGCTGAAAACCCCGATAACCGCCATCTCCCTGTTCATCCAGAACCTGGCCCGCGGCCTGGATGCCCCCCAGGACCCCGGCTTCCAGAAGACCCTCTCGCTGATCCTCGAGGAGTCCAGGTACCTCGGCTACCTGATCAAGGACTTGCTCTACTACAGTGAAACCGTCCTCCAGGAGGGCCCCCCGTTCCTGAGCCGGATCAACCTGCGCGACCTGGTCAACACGGCGCTCAACCAGCTGGCGTTTTCCGCGGCCAACAAGCAGCTGGCTCTGACCAGCGAACTGGACGGGGAGTTGCCTGAATTGGAGGTGGACCGGCGGAGAATCGGCTTTGTGCTGCGGGCCCTGCTGGAAAACGCCATCAAGTTCACCCCCGCCGGGGGGGCCATTTCGGTGAGCACCCAGGTCAGCGAAGACCGTATCAAGGTCATCTTCCGCGACACCGGCGCCGGCATCCCCCAGGATGAACTGCCCAAGATTTTCGAAAAGTTCTACCAGGTCGATCCGGAAAAGACCGGCCAGGTGCGGGGCTTCGGCCTCGGGCTGTTCTATGCCCGCCAGTTTGCCCAAAGTCACGGCGGCAGCATCCAGCTGACCAGCGAACCGGGACTCGGCACCGAAGCGACCCTGGTCCTGCCGCGCTGA
- the argB gene encoding acetylglutamate kinase, whose product MQEIINKAKTLMEALPWIRNFYGKTIVIKYGGNAMVEEHLKVGFARDIIMMKYIGLNPVVVHGGGPQIGKVLKAMGKESRFIQGMRVTDTETMDVVEMVLGGKVNKEIVGNINRHGGRAVGLTGKDGNLIVAHKMEMTAVNPDTLTPEIIDVGMVGEVESINPEIITGLENANFIPVIAPVGVGLSGETYNINADLVAGRVAGALKAEKLILLTDVEGVKGKDGRLISTIDVQRVPDLINDGTITGGMIPKVNCCVDAVEEGVKKAHIIDGRMEHACLLEIFTDKGIGTAIARF is encoded by the coding sequence ATGCAGGAAATCATCAACAAGGCCAAGACGCTGATGGAAGCGCTGCCGTGGATCCGCAACTTCTACGGCAAGACCATCGTCATCAAGTACGGCGGCAACGCCATGGTCGAGGAGCACCTCAAAGTGGGATTCGCCCGCGACATCATCATGATGAAGTACATCGGCCTCAACCCGGTGGTGGTGCACGGCGGCGGGCCGCAGATCGGCAAGGTGCTCAAGGCAATGGGCAAGGAGTCGCGCTTCATCCAGGGGATGCGGGTCACCGACACCGAGACCATGGACGTGGTCGAGATGGTGCTCGGCGGCAAGGTCAACAAGGAGATCGTCGGCAACATCAACCGCCACGGCGGCCGCGCGGTGGGCCTCACCGGCAAGGACGGCAACCTGATCGTCGCCCACAAGATGGAGATGACCGCGGTCAACCCCGACACCCTGACCCCCGAGATCATCGATGTCGGCATGGTCGGCGAAGTCGAGTCGATCAACCCCGAGATCATCACCGGCCTGGAGAACGCCAACTTCATCCCGGTCATCGCCCCGGTGGGGGTCGGCCTCAGCGGTGAGACCTACAACATCAACGCCGACCTGGTGGCCGGCCGCGTCGCCGGCGCCCTCAAGGCCGAGAAGCTGATCCTGCTCACCGACGTCGAAGGGGTCAAGGGCAAGGACGGCAGGCTGATCTCCACCATCGACGTGCAGAGGGTCCCCGACCTGATCAACGACGGCACCATCACCGGCGGCATGATCCCCAAGGTCAACTGCTGCGTCGACGCCGTGGAGGAAGGGGTGAAAAAAGCCCACATCATCGACGGCCGCATGGAACACGCCTGCCTGCTGGAGATCTTCACCGACAAGGGGATCGGCACGGCGATCGCGAGGTTTTAA